In Syntrophorhabdus sp., the sequence GAAGGGAAGCGGCAGCTGGGTCTTTGTTGTCAGGACCTCCTTCGAGACCGGCAGCGTCCGGGAAGGCGACAGTGTGAGCGTCGACGGGGTGTGCCTGACGGCCACCGCGGTCCGCGGCCAGACCTTCAGCGTCGACGCATCCCTTGAGACGCTGCGCCTCACAACCCTCAAGGACAAGGCACCGGGGCAGAAGGTGAACCTCGAAAGGGCGATGGCCGCTGACGGCCGCTTCGGCGGTCACATCGTGACTGGCCACGTCGACACCGTGGGAACCATAACGGACATACGCAGCGAAGGAGACTCGATCCGGATGACCATCGAAGTTCCCCCTGAAACGGCGCGTTTCATAGTGAGGAAGGGTTCCGTCGCCATAGATGGAATAA encodes:
- a CDS encoding riboflavin synthase; translated protein: MFTGIIEDTGVIAAIEKGSGSWVFVVRTSFETGSVREGDSVSVDGVCLTATAVRGQTFSVDASLETLRLTTLKDKAPGQKVNLERAMAADGRFGGHIVTGHVDTVGTITDIRSEGDSIRMTIEVPPETARFIVRKGSVAIDGISLTVNEQSDNKFTINIIPYTASRTTILEKNQRDKINIETDIIGKYVEGFLAKRDGKGIDLDFLARHGFVKGE